In Caldilineales bacterium, a single genomic region encodes these proteins:
- a CDS encoding type II toxin-antitoxin system PemK/MazF family toxin encodes MIQIRRGEIYFVDLNPVEGREQAGYRPVLVLSIDEINRLPLVVTVVVGTNGQNVPRDYRTNVRISPEESGLPIETVFLCFQVRSLDANRFPDQPAGYLSTRALDKVERTVRYCLGL; translated from the coding sequence ATGATTCAAATCCGCCGCGGCGAAATCTACTTTGTCGATCTGAACCCAGTGGAAGGTCGCGAGCAAGCCGGTTACAGACCTGTCCTTGTACTCTCGATAGACGAGATCAATAGATTACCTCTGGTAGTCACCGTAGTCGTCGGAACGAATGGACAGAATGTGCCACGCGATTATCGTACGAATGTGCGCATTAGCCCTGAGGAGAGCGGTCTGCCTATCGAAACGGTTTTTCTATGCTTTCAAGTACGGTCTCTTGACGCAAATCGCTTTCCTGATCAACCAGCTGGCTATCTGTCAACGCGAGCACTTGACAAAGTGGAGCGCACCGTACGCTATTGTCTTGGTTTGTAG
- the cas4 gene encoding CRISPR-associated protein Cas4, producing the protein MNLVFFVLALILFAAGGWLYWQAGRKQRAAGLPSGQIISADTGGWRRAEQPLLSHRYQLVGRPDYLVDADDGLIPVEVKSTRLRGNDPYDSHKLQLAAYCLLVEDTENQRPPYGILHYANATVRIPFDDALRDHLLDLLEQMRRAQAGGELLRSHDDPLRCTHCGYRQACGAQALG; encoded by the coding sequence GTGAACCTTGTCTTTTTCGTCTTAGCCCTCATTCTCTTCGCCGCTGGCGGCTGGCTGTACTGGCAGGCCGGGCGGAAACAGCGAGCCGCCGGGCTGCCATCCGGCCAGATCATCTCCGCCGACACCGGCGGCTGGCGGCGGGCCGAGCAGCCCCTGCTCTCCCACCGCTATCAACTCGTCGGCCGGCCTGATTACCTGGTCGATGCCGATGACGGCCTGATCCCGGTCGAGGTCAAGTCCACCCGGCTGCGCGGGAATGACCCCTACGACTCGCACAAACTGCAACTGGCCGCCTATTGCCTGCTGGTCGAGGACACAGAAAACCAGCGGCCACCCTACGGCATCCTCCACTACGCCAACGCCACCGTCCGCATCCCCTTCGACGACGCCCTGCGCGACCACCTCCTCGACCTCCTCGAGCAGATGCGCCGGGCGCAGGCAGGCGGCGAACTCCTCCGTAGCCACGACGACCCCCTCCGCTGCACCCACTGCGGCTATCGCCAGGCCTGCGGCGCGCAGGCCCTTGGTTAG